The following are encoded together in the Mastacembelus armatus chromosome 6, fMasArm1.2, whole genome shotgun sequence genome:
- the tp53i11b gene encoding tumor protein p53-inducible protein 11b — translation MASKPHPPLMKKHSQTDLISRLKSRKILGVGGEDDDGEVHRSKISQMLGNEMKFAVREPIGLRVWILISAVGFTVMALMALVFPNQLYEVVFEEELPTTSISVRLYGGAVLSLALIMWNGLYTAEKIIIQWTLLSEACYFAVQFLVTSITLVEIGILPNAAMLLLLSRVLFLVVTMSYYYHLGRKPKKI, via the exons ATGGCATCAAAACCTCATCCTCCTCTGATGAAgaaacacagtcagacagatttGATAAGCCGCCTGAAGAGCCGGAAGATTCTGGGAGTCGGTGGGGAGGATGACGATGGCGAAGTGCACCGCTCAAAG ATAAGTCAGATGCTCGGAAATGAGATGAAGTTTGCAGTGCGAGAACCCATTGGGCTTAG GGTGTGGATACTAATCTCAGCAGTCGGTTTTACAGTTATGGCCCTGATG GCCCTGGTGTTTCCTAACCAGCTATATGAGGTTGTTTTTGAAGAGGAGCTCCCAACGACAAGTATCTCCGTTCGCCTGTATGGTGGAGCAGTGCTCA GCCTGGCCCTCATCATGTGGAATGGTCTCTACACAGCTGAGAAGATCATCATTCAGTGGACTCTGCTTAGTGAAGCTTGCTACTTTGCTGTTCAGTTCCTAG TGACTTCCATTACTTTAGTGGAGATCGGCATCCTTCCAAACGCTGCCATGCTCCTGCTCCTCAGTCGAGTGCTCTTCCTCGTGGTAACCATGTCTTACTACTACCACCTGGGCCGTAAACCAAAGAAGATCTGA